In Ensifer adhaerens, a single window of DNA contains:
- a CDS encoding aspartate ammonia-lyase — MSDTPPMFPCKTRSERDTLGEIELPSDAYYSAQTARAIANFQISGIPVSDYPLFIRALALTKKAAAFANLRLGDLSPAKALAIEKACDDIANGQLLDQFPVDVFQGGAGTSTNMNVNEVIANRALEHLGLPRGRFDVIHPNNDVNLAQSTNDVYPTAIRLALLFSYRELSAAIERLASAFEAKALEFRDIVKLGRTQLQDAVPMTLGQEFMAFAVTLREDVLRLDEAAHLLKEINLGGTAIGTGITADPAYAAIATEELSSMTGIELRRASDLVEACWDTGAFVHFSGTLKRTAVKLSKISNDLRLLSSGPRGGLGEINLPAMQPGSSIMPGKVNPVIPEVVNQVAFQVIGADLVVTLAAEAGQLQLNAMEPVIVFNLLQSMKLLTNACETLTDKCVVGITANIERCRQNLEAGTALATALVSLLGYERSAQIAKEVLETGRTISEVLEATQALPASVKNDLLNPLHLTKPSRLRTPDC, encoded by the coding sequence ATGTCAGACACTCCGCCCATGTTCCCTTGCAAGACACGCAGCGAACGAGACACGCTCGGCGAAATCGAGCTCCCGTCGGACGCCTACTACAGCGCACAGACCGCTCGCGCGATTGCGAATTTTCAGATTTCGGGAATCCCGGTCAGCGATTATCCGTTGTTCATCCGCGCCCTCGCGTTGACAAAGAAGGCGGCCGCCTTCGCCAATCTCCGGCTTGGCGACCTTTCGCCTGCAAAGGCGCTCGCGATAGAAAAGGCCTGCGACGACATAGCAAACGGCCAATTGCTCGACCAGTTTCCCGTGGATGTGTTTCAGGGCGGAGCCGGAACTTCCACGAACATGAACGTCAACGAGGTTATCGCAAATCGGGCGCTCGAGCATCTTGGCCTCCCTCGGGGACGCTTCGATGTCATTCATCCCAACAATGATGTGAACCTCGCGCAATCGACGAATGACGTCTACCCAACGGCGATAAGACTGGCGTTGCTCTTCAGCTACCGGGAGCTATCGGCCGCGATTGAACGACTGGCCTCCGCATTCGAAGCGAAGGCGCTAGAGTTCAGGGACATCGTCAAGCTTGGAAGAACCCAACTCCAGGACGCTGTCCCGATGACGCTCGGACAAGAGTTCATGGCTTTTGCCGTGACCCTGCGAGAAGATGTCCTTCGACTGGACGAGGCCGCTCATCTCCTTAAGGAGATAAATCTTGGTGGTACCGCAATTGGGACAGGTATCACGGCTGATCCCGCCTATGCGGCGATTGCAACAGAAGAGCTCTCGAGCATGACCGGGATCGAGCTGCGGCGGGCGTCGGATCTTGTCGAGGCCTGTTGGGATACCGGCGCCTTCGTGCATTTCTCCGGAACCTTGAAAAGGACAGCAGTAAAACTGTCCAAGATCTCGAATGATCTGCGGCTGCTTTCCAGCGGCCCGCGTGGCGGCCTTGGTGAGATTAATCTTCCTGCGATGCAGCCAGGCTCGTCAATCATGCCCGGAAAAGTGAACCCTGTTATTCCGGAGGTCGTGAACCAGGTTGCATTCCAGGTCATCGGCGCGGACCTTGTTGTAACGCTGGCAGCTGAAGCGGGACAATTGCAACTGAATGCGATGGAGCCGGTGATTGTTTTCAACCTTTTGCAGTCAATGAAGTTGTTGACGAACGCGTGCGAGACGCTCACCGACAAATGCGTTGTCGGCATCACCGCCAACATTGAGCGTTGCCGGCAGAATCTTGAAGCTGGCACTGCACTTGCGACCGCACTTGTATCACTTCTCGGGTACGAGCGATCCGCGCAGATCGCGAAGGAGGTTCTGGAAACCGGCCGGACTATAAGCGAGGTACTTGAGGCGACGCAGGCATTGCCAGCGAGCGTCAAGAACGACCTGCTAAATCCCCTCCATCTCACGAAACCGTCGAGACTTCGGACACCGGACTGCTAG
- a CDS encoding MFS transporter — MLATHQRPYLAFFLLATSTGAFMARIPDLQTRLGVDKAQLGMTLIGLAVGSLVSLSTSAPIIERLGSKRALSIAIPGIAFLLALTPILPSAEFVFGCLFLTGLLAGSLELTLNVEIGRIEAVKGFSIMNRSHGFWSVGFFVTAVTASFIRQAGIPMWSHMLFVAVIVSILAMLTVKGMVNSPSLAVTEDAKAPFVAFPTLALMPLCIIGIAAFLVEGAGLDWSAIYMRDVFGSTPFIGGSGLTLFALFMAVTRLTIDPVVDRFGAGPVARVLLITSVIGLALVWLTPHEYAALAGFALMGGGCSAVYPMAVSAAAQRTDRPSAINVAAVSQMAFVVFFLAPPLLGFVGEAWGMRAAYAVCIPLILISILLSGALKSGGKSKSAVSGASHETAL; from the coding sequence ATGCTTGCAACACATCAAAGACCCTATCTGGCGTTCTTTCTGCTCGCCACATCAACCGGCGCCTTCATGGCCCGGATCCCGGATCTCCAGACCAGGCTGGGAGTCGACAAAGCCCAGCTCGGTATGACGCTGATCGGATTGGCCGTTGGGTCTCTTGTGTCGCTTTCGACGTCTGCCCCCATCATCGAGCGTCTTGGTAGCAAGCGGGCGCTTTCCATTGCGATACCTGGTATCGCGTTCCTGCTCGCTCTCACCCCTATTCTACCCAGCGCGGAATTTGTCTTCGGGTGCCTGTTTCTGACCGGCCTGCTTGCGGGATCCCTTGAACTGACTTTGAACGTGGAGATAGGGCGTATCGAGGCGGTGAAGGGCTTCAGCATCATGAACCGATCACACGGTTTTTGGAGTGTCGGTTTCTTCGTGACCGCCGTCACCGCGTCGTTTATCCGACAGGCGGGAATTCCGATGTGGTCGCATATGCTGTTCGTAGCTGTGATCGTCAGCATTCTGGCCATGCTCACCGTGAAGGGCATGGTGAATTCGCCAAGCCTTGCCGTCACCGAAGACGCGAAGGCGCCCTTCGTTGCTTTCCCAACGCTCGCGCTCATGCCGCTGTGCATCATCGGCATCGCAGCGTTCCTTGTAGAGGGCGCGGGGCTCGATTGGTCAGCGATCTATATGCGGGACGTTTTCGGTTCAACTCCCTTCATCGGGGGATCCGGACTGACGTTGTTCGCACTCTTCATGGCAGTCACACGCTTGACCATCGACCCCGTTGTCGACCGGTTCGGAGCAGGGCCGGTTGCACGCGTCCTCTTGATCACTTCTGTGATCGGCCTGGCTTTGGTCTGGCTCACCCCACATGAATACGCCGCCCTGGCTGGTTTCGCTTTGATGGGTGGTGGTTGCAGCGCCGTCTATCCGATGGCGGTGTCTGCGGCAGCCCAAAGGACCGACAGACCCTCGGCAATCAACGTGGCTGCTGTCAGCCAAATGGCGTTCGTGGTGTTCTTTCTGGCACCGCCGCTCCTTGGTTTCGTTGGTGAAGCGTGGGGCATGAGGGCGGCATATGCCGTTTGTATCCCGCTTATACTCATTTCCATCCTTCTCAGCGGGGCGTTGAAGTCCGGGGGCAAATCGAAGTCCGCTGTCAGCGGAGCGAGTCACGAAACCGCATTGTGA
- a CDS encoding NUDIX hydrolase, protein MQTIFASRLPTRVNALGPAPSEVRQAGAICYRRARGADGYDVLLISGKSSGRWGIPKGHVETGETSKDAAAREAFEEAGVIGVSTEHSVGGFTYCKDSSALVYRVRVHLIAVRSLASDYPERGVRSNRWVPAPIAAYEVGEPGLRQLLVRILG, encoded by the coding sequence ATGCAAACGATATTCGCATCCCGCCTGCCAACCCGTGTAAATGCCCTCGGTCCCGCGCCAAGCGAAGTCCGTCAAGCTGGCGCCATTTGCTATCGCAGGGCGCGTGGAGCAGATGGATATGACGTGCTGCTGATTTCGGGGAAGAGCAGCGGGCGCTGGGGCATTCCGAAGGGTCACGTGGAAACTGGAGAAACGAGCAAGGACGCAGCTGCTCGTGAGGCATTTGAAGAGGCGGGAGTAATCGGAGTTTCCACTGAACATTCAGTGGGCGGGTTTACGTATTGCAAGGATAGCAGCGCTTTAGTTTACCGGGTTCGCGTACACCTGATTGCCGTGCGCTCGCTCGCCTCTGACTACCCGGAAAGGGGTGTCCGCTCGAACCGATGGGTGCCGGCTCCAATCGCCGCATACGAAGTGGGAGAGCCCGGACTTCGGCAGCTCCTTGTCCGCATACTGGGATAA
- a CDS encoding ferritin-like domain-containing protein, producing the protein MNSLAELFEHTLQDVYYAENAITRALPNVAKAAKSPELKKAAEEHLSETKDQIKKLDQVFKSIGKKPAGEKCDAIEGLIKEADGLINEAKGTALDAGLLAACQAVEHYEIARYGSLREWAKDLGHDEAHTLLSEILDQEKATNNKLTNLAVTSINKASTTRKAA; encoded by the coding sequence ATGAACTCGCTTGCCGAACTGTTCGAACACACGCTTCAGGACGTCTATTACGCCGAAAACGCTATTACCAGGGCTCTTCCCAATGTCGCCAAGGCGGCCAAGAGCCCGGAGTTGAAAAAGGCGGCTGAGGAGCATCTTTCGGAAACGAAGGATCAGATCAAGAAGCTCGATCAGGTATTCAAATCCATCGGAAAGAAGCCCGCCGGCGAAAAGTGCGACGCCATTGAGGGACTAATCAAGGAAGCCGATGGTCTCATAAACGAGGCGAAAGGGACCGCGCTGGACGCGGGCCTTCTGGCTGCATGCCAGGCCGTGGAACACTATGAAATCGCCCGTTATGGGTCACTTCGCGAGTGGGCGAAAGATCTTGGACACGACGAAGCGCACACGCTCCTTTCTGAGATCCTCGACCAGGAAAAAGCAACGAACAATAAACTTACCAACCTTGCAGTCACCTCCATCAATAAGGCATCGACGACCCGCAAGGCAGCCTGA
- a CDS encoding YihY/virulence factor BrkB family protein: MLWRVINEVSNDRVAFVAAGVTFYLLLALFPALGAIVALYGLLADPVDIAEHLRTLAYVLPPGAFDIVATQVRALVQMRDATLSLAFFISFAVTLWSARSGTLAIFDAMNVAYQEVEKRGFLRLNLIAIIFTLCAMIALIMMIGITAAIPTILGVALLDPANETIVLLIGWSLVVVAALTGAVVVYRVGPSRQPAKLRWLTWGSIFATSAWIVMSLIYAWYLNNLADYAASYGALGGLVGFLIWLWLSVTLLLVGAELNAELEHQTAKDSTTGRPLPMGLRGAHMADTIGKAAR; this comes from the coding sequence GTGCTTTGGCGCGTCATAAACGAAGTCTCCAACGACCGGGTCGCATTCGTTGCAGCTGGCGTCACGTTTTATCTACTTCTTGCCCTGTTTCCAGCACTGGGCGCGATCGTGGCCCTTTATGGACTGCTCGCCGATCCTGTCGATATAGCGGAGCATTTGAGAACGCTCGCTTATGTCCTCCCCCCGGGGGCATTCGACATTGTCGCGACCCAGGTTCGCGCGCTCGTCCAAATGCGTGACGCGACCTTGAGTCTTGCCTTTTTCATCAGCTTCGCCGTTACCCTTTGGAGTGCCCGAAGCGGTACGCTCGCGATTTTCGACGCGATGAATGTTGCCTACCAGGAAGTCGAGAAGCGTGGGTTTCTCAGGCTCAATCTCATTGCCATCATTTTTACCCTTTGCGCGATGATCGCCCTCATCATGATGATCGGCATCACCGCAGCGATACCCACAATCCTTGGCGTTGCGTTGCTCGATCCGGCGAACGAAACCATAGTCCTCCTCATTGGCTGGTCACTCGTGGTCGTCGCCGCATTGACAGGGGCGGTGGTCGTTTACCGTGTCGGTCCCAGTCGCCAGCCGGCAAAGCTCCGTTGGTTGACGTGGGGATCGATCTTCGCAACATCCGCGTGGATTGTGATGTCTCTGATCTATGCCTGGTACCTCAATAATCTTGCTGACTACGCTGCCAGCTATGGTGCGTTAGGCGGCCTCGTCGGCTTCCTCATATGGCTCTGGTTGTCCGTGACCCTGCTTCTCGTTGGTGCCGAGCTCAATGCTGAACTTGAGCATCAAACTGCAAAGGACTCGACCACCGGCAGGCCGCTTCCCATGGGCCTTCGTGGAGCGCATATGGCCGATACCATCGGCAAAGCGGCGAGATGA
- a CDS encoding MOSC domain-containing protein: protein MAALAIDRCDGGPALNSDSELQVVAEGGRMRVLAVCVGIPEDRPGKTVRTGIHKQPINFAMSVTAEGLEDDAVCNRKHHGGPEQALCVEGNITRLWWEGLLNKAIPPGFFGENLCIEGLDNRIVALGDHFSIGNVVLEATAPRMPCRTLCEWLGDPAFAKRYLTAARPGFYCRVIESGRIAAGSSLKYEPFEGDRILLSEMMKHHGKRASPDLIHRYLTVPVHAKVRASLAQGSIKS from the coding sequence TTGGCGGCACTCGCGATCGATCGCTGCGATGGTGGCCCTGCTCTGAACTCTGACAGCGAGTTGCAAGTCGTTGCGGAAGGCGGACGCATGAGGGTGCTGGCCGTATGCGTGGGAATACCCGAGGATCGACCTGGCAAAACGGTCCGGACGGGAATCCACAAGCAACCTATCAACTTCGCTATGTCAGTGACCGCTGAGGGCCTTGAAGACGACGCCGTTTGCAACCGCAAGCATCATGGCGGCCCCGAGCAGGCGCTGTGCGTGGAGGGAAACATAACCCGTCTTTGGTGGGAAGGCCTATTGAACAAAGCCATCCCGCCGGGGTTTTTCGGAGAAAATCTATGCATCGAAGGGCTGGATAACCGGATTGTCGCGCTTGGCGACCATTTCTCCATTGGAAACGTCGTGCTGGAAGCGACAGCGCCAAGAATGCCGTGTCGTACCTTGTGTGAGTGGCTAGGTGACCCTGCCTTCGCCAAGAGATATCTGACAGCCGCCCGCCCCGGATTTTACTGTCGGGTCATAGAAAGCGGCCGCATCGCTGCCGGGTCGTCATTGAAATATGAGCCATTCGAAGGAGATCGGATCTTGCTGTCTGAGATGATGAAGCATCACGGCAAGAGGGCGTCTCCTGATCTCATCCATCGCTACCTGACCGTGCCGGTACATGCCAAGGTGCGTGCTTCACTCGCCCAAGGCTCCATCAAATCGTGA
- a CDS encoding DUF982 domain-containing protein translates to MLLRTNASSFSCPRSTGADRLDTGVQAAHLLSDCWPVDHGIAYAEALDECTDANAGRLSFGSCDDALKFCVP, encoded by the coding sequence ATGTTACTTCGGACGAATGCATCATCATTCAGTTGCCCGCGCTCGACGGGTGCAGATCGTTTGGACACCGGTGTTCAAGCGGCGCATTTGCTCAGCGACTGTTGGCCGGTGGATCACGGAATTGCGTACGCGGAGGCGCTCGACGAATGCACCGATGCAAATGCTGGGCGTCTGTCCTTCGGATCTTGCGATGACGCGTTGAAGTTTTGCGTTCCCTGA
- a CDS encoding DUF982 domain-containing protein, with protein sequence MIESWNECVIIQLPDLDGVQIVWTPGRAATLLSESWPIDYGVAYLDALNKCTDAMLGTYPWEQARDAFLEAIAEAKVAKLR encoded by the coding sequence ATGATCGAAAGTTGGAACGAATGCGTGATCATCCAGCTTCCGGATCTGGACGGGGTGCAAATAGTATGGACACCCGGCCGCGCAGCCACGCTGCTTAGTGAGAGTTGGCCGATCGATTACGGAGTCGCCTATTTGGATGCCCTCAACAAATGCACGGACGCAATGCTAGGCACCTACCCATGGGAACAAGCGCGAGACGCATTCCTGGAGGCCATTGCCGAGGCTAAGGTCGCAAAGCTGCGCTAA
- a CDS encoding nutrient deprivation-induced protein → MIDDPRDRTPQQQQRFLLPDENNRDAESLGDNSADWQSEGRGGESPRRDDQTSQAKEAAARAVEHEKNALARQLRGLAGAMEKVGSELRQSEQPALGRYTQQIGSSIGRLAHDCEDRELGEIAAMAEDFGRKQPLAFLGMAAIAGLAASRFLSASTQRSHTNPERARPNAPPARARDGDWDFEKELRDA, encoded by the coding sequence ATGATCGACGACCCAAGAGATCGCACACCCCAGCAACAACAAAGATTTTTACTGCCCGACGAAAATAACCGGGACGCGGAGAGTCTTGGCGATAATTCCGCCGATTGGCAGAGCGAAGGCCGGGGCGGCGAAAGTCCGCGCCGTGATGATCAGACCAGTCAGGCTAAAGAAGCCGCGGCGCGCGCCGTGGAGCACGAGAAGAATGCACTGGCGCGCCAACTACGCGGCCTGGCAGGCGCCATGGAAAAGGTCGGGTCCGAACTTCGCCAATCAGAGCAACCAGCGCTTGGGCGCTACACCCAGCAAATTGGGAGCTCGATCGGACGGCTGGCGCACGATTGTGAAGATCGAGAGCTCGGCGAAATTGCCGCGATGGCAGAAGATTTCGGGCGAAAGCAGCCTCTCGCCTTCCTCGGCATGGCGGCAATAGCAGGGCTAGCAGCGAGCCGTTTCCTTTCGGCCTCAACACAGCGATCCCACACCAATCCGGAAAGGGCACGGCCGAACGCTCCTCCCGCGCGCGCCAGGGACGGTGATTGGGACTTTGAGAAGGAGTTGCGAGATGCTTAA
- a CDS encoding phage holin family protein, translating into MLNPRDDRPLSELMTVLVTDISGLFRKEIDLAKAEAGENLDRAIGSLETLLVGLIFAIAAIGVLLSAVVQGLSAFLVGQGMQEANADALSAVIVGVLVALLAWAMISRSLAKLSNRTMRFDKTTASLQRDLEVAKETVR; encoded by the coding sequence ATGCTTAACCCCCGCGATGACCGCCCTCTTTCGGAACTCATGACAGTCTTGGTCACTGACATATCCGGGCTTTTCCGGAAAGAAATCGATCTTGCAAAGGCCGAGGCAGGAGAAAATCTGGATCGCGCTATCGGCAGTCTCGAGACGCTTCTTGTGGGGCTCATTTTCGCCATCGCCGCCATTGGCGTGCTTTTGAGCGCCGTGGTGCAGGGTCTCAGCGCGTTCCTCGTCGGCCAGGGCATGCAGGAGGCAAACGCCGACGCCTTGTCAGCCGTAATCGTCGGCGTCCTCGTCGCTTTACTCGCATGGGCAATGATCTCGCGCAGCCTTGCCAAACTGTCGAACCGCACCATGCGCTTCGACAAGACAACGGCGTCCCTCCAGCGTGATCTCGAGGTAGCCAAGGAGACAGTACGATGA
- a CDS encoding DUF3618 domain-containing protein, translated as MTTDTHSPAELEREIDADRQRIEETLHAIQERMSPGELMDEFLDYVRRSGGAEFLKNLGGAMKANPIPVALTGVGLAWLLADPASRAPQTLPPDNGADNYPLASVSGTLRRVGPVEANFGERYSHFADDNGSRFRARTDTAGRRAGHFVDPTGTVYRGFADTAGRAITDIRDERGNLFDEASGWASATWREMKGAASGLSDTIAGTGRSVADGARDVGQAAHARGAQLNAAILSNFRDQPLVGGALAFAIGAAIGAALPATALEDEVVGETADRVRDQLAATADAAAEGAIDGVKGVLDEAKKASEARSPG; from the coding sequence ATGACCACCGATACGCATTCGCCTGCCGAGTTAGAGCGGGAGATCGACGCCGACCGACAGAGGATCGAAGAGACGCTTCACGCCATCCAGGAGCGGATGTCGCCCGGTGAGTTGATGGATGAATTTCTGGATTACGTGCGGCGCAGCGGCGGAGCTGAATTTCTCAAGAACCTCGGCGGTGCGATGAAAGCCAATCCAATTCCAGTGGCCCTGACGGGTGTCGGCCTTGCATGGTTGCTGGCGGATCCTGCGTCGCGCGCACCTCAAACTCTACCCCCAGACAATGGTGCAGACAATTATCCACTCGCGTCTGTCAGTGGCACTTTACGGCGCGTTGGGCCGGTCGAGGCAAATTTTGGCGAGCGCTACAGCCACTTCGCAGACGACAATGGCAGTCGCTTCCGCGCCCGTACCGATACCGCCGGCCGTCGAGCCGGACATTTCGTCGATCCGACCGGTACCGTCTATCGTGGCTTTGCCGACACCGCCGGGCGAGCGATCACTGATATTCGTGACGAGAGGGGAAATTTGTTCGATGAAGCGTCTGGCTGGGCATCGGCAACGTGGCGAGAAATGAAGGGCGCGGCAAGCGGACTTTCCGATACCATTGCTGGTACCGGCCGGTCAGTGGCAGACGGCGCTCGCGATGTTGGCCAGGCGGCACATGCCCGCGGAGCGCAGTTGAACGCGGCCATTCTAAGCAACTTTCGCGACCAGCCGCTGGTTGGAGGTGCGCTTGCGTTTGCCATCGGCGCCGCGATTGGCGCCGCACTGCCTGCGACCGCACTGGAGGATGAGGTGGTCGGCGAGACTGCGGACCGAGTTCGCGATCAACTCGCGGCCACGGCCGATGCCGCGGCAGAGGGGGCAATCGACGGTGTAAAAGGAGTTTTGGACGAAGCAAAGAAGGCGAGTGAGGCACGTTCTCCCGGATGA
- a CDS encoding DUF1236 domain-containing protein, which translates to MKKLVSTALAGMFLVGTSAVALSQTVVITPEQETVVREYVKKKPIASINLPGVELNVGSVLPETVELHTIDAPDITYRYVVVDNRTVLVDPGTRKVVQVIN; encoded by the coding sequence ATGAAAAAGCTTGTCAGCACCGCCCTTGCAGGGATGTTCTTGGTGGGTACTTCTGCCGTCGCCCTGTCTCAAACGGTGGTGATCACGCCAGAACAGGAAACAGTCGTTCGCGAATATGTGAAGAAAAAGCCGATTGCTTCCATCAATCTTCCAGGCGTGGAGCTAAATGTCGGCTCGGTGCTCCCAGAAACGGTCGAGCTGCACACGATTGATGCACCGGACATTACCTACAGATATGTCGTCGTTGACAACCGAACGGTGCTGGTAGACCCAGGAACTCGCAAGGTCGTTCAGGTTATCAACTAG
- a CDS encoding NUDIX hydrolase codes for MHLLHRVFSDVQLMLRRPPRLQYAALCYRTRPGQPLEILLITSRDTGRWVIPKGWPMRGRRAHEVAAREAYEEAGVEGKCKRVPFGHYVYRKRLDSGLKIACKVQIHTMEVSRLRRNFPEKGERRLVWFEYSEAARRVAEPSLRQQILRFAHSFSLRAHVSSEL; via the coding sequence ATGCACCTGCTGCACAGGGTATTTTCCGACGTGCAGCTAATGCTTCGCCGTCCGCCGCGGCTGCAATACGCCGCCCTGTGCTACCGTACCCGCCCAGGTCAACCTCTGGAAATTCTTCTCATCACGAGCCGCGATACCGGCCGCTGGGTCATCCCGAAGGGATGGCCGATGAGGGGAAGACGAGCCCATGAGGTAGCGGCAAGGGAAGCATACGAGGAAGCGGGCGTAGAGGGCAAATGCAAGAGGGTTCCGTTTGGCCATTATGTCTACAGAAAGCGACTGGACAGTGGTCTTAAGATCGCCTGCAAAGTTCAGATCCACACCATGGAAGTCTCGAGGTTGCGACGGAATTTTCCCGAGAAAGGCGAGCGCAGACTTGTCTGGTTCGAGTACAGCGAAGCTGCGCGCCGTGTGGCTGAGCCTTCCCTTCGACAGCAGATTTTGCGTTTCGCTCATTCGTTCTCGCTGAGGGCCCATGTCTCGTCCGAGTTGTGA
- a CDS encoding SDR family oxidoreductase — protein MTDRLTMQDPRTQYPSPPFDPHPQRAPGLVAEMNPRPDHGEQSYRGANRLRGRKALITGGDSGIGRAAAIAFAREGADVAISFLPEEETDAKEVIELVQAEGRKALALPGDVKNEDWCRELVSRTLRELGGIDILVINAARQQFRKDVSCLSSQDFDATLKTNLYALHWIAQAAEPHLPPGAAVITTASIQAYHPSPILLDYATTKAGIVAYTKALAKQLIEKGVRANVVAPGPFWTVLQPSGGQPDEKVKDFGKDSDFGRPGQPVELAPIYVFLASQEASFVNGEVYGATGGKGVD, from the coding sequence ATGACCGATCGTCTGACCATGCAAGATCCCCGAACGCAGTATCCGTCCCCACCCTTCGATCCCCACCCGCAACGCGCGCCAGGTCTCGTTGCCGAAATGAACCCCAGGCCTGATCACGGCGAACAGAGTTACCGTGGGGCAAATCGGCTGAGGGGGCGAAAGGCCCTGATTACAGGCGGTGATTCAGGGATCGGACGGGCCGCAGCCATCGCATTCGCGCGGGAGGGGGCGGATGTCGCCATCTCCTTTCTGCCGGAAGAGGAAACGGACGCAAAAGAAGTCATTGAATTGGTTCAGGCGGAGGGCAGAAAGGCTCTAGCACTGCCCGGTGACGTGAAGAATGAAGACTGGTGCCGTGAGTTGGTTTCGCGAACATTGCGTGAGCTTGGTGGCATTGACATCTTGGTGATCAACGCGGCTCGCCAACAGTTTCGCAAGGATGTTTCATGCCTGAGCTCGCAGGATTTCGATGCGACGCTGAAGACCAATCTTTATGCACTGCACTGGATTGCCCAGGCGGCCGAGCCGCACTTGCCTCCCGGCGCCGCCGTGATCACCACCGCATCCATTCAGGCATATCATCCCTCTCCAATCCTGCTTGATTACGCCACGACAAAGGCGGGGATCGTCGCCTACACCAAGGCGCTGGCAAAGCAATTGATCGAAAAAGGGGTGAGGGCCAATGTCGTGGCGCCAGGCCCGTTTTGGACTGTGCTGCAGCCGAGTGGCGGGCAGCCTGACGAAAAAGTGAAAGATTTCGGGAAAGACAGCGATTTTGGCCGACCCGGCCAGCCCGTGGAACTGGCCCCGATCTACGTGTTCCTCGCGTCGCAGGAGGCAAGTTTTGTCAACGGCGAGGTTTACGGTGCAACCGGCGGCAAAGGCGTCGACTGA